A genomic region of Nocardioides plantarum contains the following coding sequences:
- a CDS encoding MCE family protein, giving the protein MSRGEKREKRRQPDGREQAAVTGVSARRRVGRVLLRLGIVACLVAAGTGVYLVRQPSSDATTVAVYFRSTVGLYPGSDVRMLGVPVGVVTAVEPEGTQVKVSLRIDPEFAAAADTGAVILAPSLVSDRFVQLSEPWESGPRLESGDEIGVDKTAVPVELDQLYESLDDIAVALGPDGANKDGALSDLLTTGADNLDGVGADLNRAVRDFSKMTSTLSGNDKDLFATVDNLKRFNDMLVANDTQVGDVNRQFATVAAFLADDRDDLAAAMKSLAGALGRVQGFIRDNRGALRSSVKKLTGTSQVLARQRDSLDEMLRTAPVALQNFLRAFDRGNQRLRGRVDLNEVSIWAQANGTATDQADPTDPTDPSGPSASPTSAASGGGSSDSAPPLLLPGLEDTP; this is encoded by the coding sequence ATGAGCCGCGGCGAGAAGCGCGAGAAGCGCCGCCAGCCCGACGGGCGCGAGCAAGCCGCGGTCACTGGGGTGTCCGCCCGTCGCCGGGTGGGCCGGGTGCTGCTGCGCCTGGGGATCGTCGCGTGCCTGGTCGCTGCGGGCACCGGCGTCTACCTGGTGCGTCAGCCGTCGTCCGACGCGACGACCGTGGCGGTCTACTTCCGCTCGACCGTGGGCCTCTACCCCGGTTCCGACGTACGGATGCTCGGCGTCCCGGTCGGGGTCGTCACCGCCGTGGAGCCGGAGGGCACCCAGGTCAAGGTCTCCCTGCGGATCGACCCCGAGTTCGCGGCGGCCGCCGACACCGGGGCCGTCATCCTGGCGCCCAGCCTGGTCAGCGACCGGTTCGTCCAGCTCAGTGAACCCTGGGAGTCCGGGCCCCGGCTCGAGTCGGGGGACGAGATCGGCGTCGACAAGACCGCCGTCCCGGTCGAGCTCGACCAGCTCTACGAGAGCCTCGACGACATCGCGGTGGCGCTCGGGCCCGACGGCGCCAACAAGGACGGCGCCCTGTCGGACCTGCTGACCACCGGGGCCGACAACCTCGACGGCGTCGGCGCCGACCTCAACCGGGCCGTGCGGGACTTCTCGAAGATGACCTCCACGCTGTCGGGCAACGACAAGGACCTGTTCGCCACGGTCGACAACCTCAAGCGGTTCAACGACATGCTGGTCGCCAACGACACGCAGGTCGGCGACGTCAACCGTCAGTTCGCCACCGTGGCCGCCTTCCTCGCCGATGACCGCGACGACCTCGCAGCCGCGATGAAGAGCCTGGCCGGCGCGCTCGGCCGGGTCCAGGGCTTCATCCGCGACAACCGCGGTGCACTGCGCAGCAGCGTCAAGAAGCTCACCGGCACCTCACAGGTGCTCGCCCGGCAGCGAGACTCGCTCGACGAGATGCTGCGCACGGCACCGGTCGCCCTGCAGAACTTCCTGCGGGCCTTCGACCGCGGCAACCAGAGGCTGCGAGGCCGGGTGGACCTCAACGAGGTCAGCATCTGGGCCCAGGCCAACGGGACCGCGACCGACCAGGCGGACCCGACTGACCCGACGGACCCGTCTGGCCCGTCGGCGTCGCCGACCTCGGCCGCCTCCGGCGGCGGCAGCTCCGACTCGGCCCCGCCGCTCTTGCTACCCGGGCTGGAGGACACCCCGTGA
- the rbfA gene encoding 30S ribosome-binding factor RbfA codes for MASPRVRKIADRIQVIVAEMLERRIKDPRLGFITITDVRITGDGQQASIFYTVLGGEEEMAGTAAALESAKGVLRSEVAKQLGTRIVPTLTFFHDALPDEARALEEVLARAKALDDAVAAARGSAYAGEEDPYKKPREILDEDAGDDAGDDEDDEDDERADRDDRA; via the coding sequence ATGGCCAGCCCCCGCGTGCGCAAGATCGCCGATCGGATCCAGGTGATCGTCGCCGAGATGCTCGAGCGTCGGATCAAGGACCCCCGACTGGGGTTCATCACCATCACCGACGTGCGCATCACCGGCGACGGCCAGCAGGCCTCGATCTTCTACACCGTGCTCGGTGGCGAGGAGGAGATGGCCGGCACCGCCGCGGCGCTCGAGTCCGCCAAGGGGGTGCTGCGCTCCGAGGTCGCCAAGCAGCTCGGCACCCGGATCGTCCCGACCCTGACGTTCTTCCACGACGCGCTGCCCGACGAGGCGCGCGCGCTCGAGGAGGTCCTGGCCCGGGCCAAGGCCCTCGACGACGCCGTCGCGGCCGCGCGCGGGTCGGCCTACGCCGGCGAGGAGGACCCCTACAAGAAGCCGCGGGAGATCCTCGACGAGGACGCTGGCGACGACGCTGGCGACGACGAGGACGACGAGGACGACGAGCGCGCGGACCGGGACGACCGGGCGTGA
- a CDS encoding MCE family protein — MKTFAERNPIVIAVVGLLTLALALTATFFAEDLPVIGGGTTYRAVFKESGGLREGNEVRVAGVKVGEVTDITLEGRTVVVAFRVGDAWIGDRSTADIKIKTMLGQKFLSIDPLGDHELDPDRAIPVERTTEPFDVTDALSGLSDTIGEIDTDQMAQSFEALSTAFADTPAEVRGTVEGLSRLARVISSRDDELDTLLDNTAQVSGLLADRRDEIGKLITDGSKLLEELAGRREAIGSMLRGTRDLARQLDGLVSDNEATLRPALTELDRVAGILDQHQDDLDKAARMLGPYYRLLASSLGNGPWVDTYLCGLFDESGAPELDAQAPRDCQPRGEGR, encoded by the coding sequence ATGAAGACCTTCGCCGAGCGCAACCCGATCGTGATCGCGGTCGTCGGCCTGCTCACCCTGGCCCTCGCCCTCACCGCGACCTTCTTCGCCGAGGACCTGCCGGTCATCGGCGGGGGCACGACCTACCGCGCCGTCTTCAAGGAGTCCGGCGGGTTGCGCGAGGGCAACGAGGTCCGCGTCGCCGGCGTCAAGGTCGGCGAGGTCACCGACATCACCCTCGAGGGCCGCACCGTGGTGGTCGCGTTCCGCGTCGGTGACGCCTGGATCGGGGACCGGTCGACGGCCGACATCAAGATCAAGACGATGCTCGGCCAGAAGTTCCTCAGCATCGACCCGCTCGGTGACCACGAGCTCGACCCCGACCGGGCCATCCCGGTCGAGCGCACCACGGAGCCCTTCGACGTCACCGACGCCCTCTCGGGCCTGTCCGACACCATCGGCGAGATCGACACCGACCAGATGGCCCAGAGCTTCGAGGCCCTCTCGACCGCGTTCGCCGACACGCCCGCCGAGGTGCGCGGCACCGTCGAGGGGCTGAGCCGGTTGGCGCGGGTGATCTCCTCGCGAGACGACGAGCTCGACACGCTGCTCGACAACACCGCGCAGGTCAGTGGGCTGCTCGCCGATCGCCGAGACGAGATCGGCAAGCTCATCACCGACGGCAGCAAGCTGCTCGAGGAGCTGGCCGGACGCCGTGAGGCGATCGGCTCGATGCTGCGCGGCACCCGCGACCTGGCCCGCCAGCTCGACGGACTCGTCTCCGACAACGAGGCGACGCTGCGTCCCGCACTCACCGAGCTCGACCGGGTCGCGGGCATCCTCGACCAGCACCAGGACGACCTCGACAAGGCCGCCCGGATGCTCGGTCCCTACTACCGGCTGCTCGCCTCCTCGCTCGGCAACGGCCCCTGGGTCGACACCTACCTGTGTGGCCTGTTCGACGAGAGCGGTGCTCCGGAGCTGGACGCCCAGGCGCCCCGTGACTGCCAGCCGAGAGGGGAGGGGCGATGA
- a CDS encoding PTS fructose transporter subunit IIABC gives MTDLITVDLVRLDADLGTEKHDVIRALAAVVASAGRATDVDRIVEDALAREAKSATGLKDGIAIPHCRTAGVDTPTLVFARLAPPVDFGAKDGPADLAFLITAPEGGDNAHLQILTKLARALVKKDFTDGLRAAATPEEVVALVAGVVDPAPSTAATTGAAGVAGATGAAAGPLDKAPAATAATTRRLVAVTACPTGIAHTYMAAEALEAAAGRAGVTIDVETQGSAGATPLDPAVIAAADAVIFAVDVGVRDRGRFAGKPLVSSSVKRPIDEGDLMIAEALERADDPHAPRVEGSADGGGDAAASTGTESWGGRIRRVLMTGVSYMIPFVAAGGLLIALGFLLGGYEIVGPYGDIAVNNTFFDLPDPGALGLDHALFDSGLMAYLGALFFIIGKTAFMFFIPALAGYIAYAIADRPGIAPGFIVGGLAANIFAVQSSAADPVSLPATGFLGAIVGGVLAGVIAHWLAQRKVPSWARGLMPVLVIPLVTSIVAGLLMIVVFGKPIGWLMDRLNDGLTDMSGSYAVLLGVVLGLMMAFDMGGPLNKVAYSFAAAGVGGASLASDAPQLKIMAAVMLAGMVPPIALALATVVRPKLFNAAERENGKAGWLLGASFITEGAIPFAAADPLRVIPAIMLGSAVTGGLSEALDVSVRAPHGGIFVLFAVDGVLGFLISLAAGVVVGAAAVIALKSTAKTPAAAVAV, from the coding sequence ATGACCGACCTCATCACCGTGGATCTGGTCCGTCTCGATGCCGACCTCGGCACCGAGAAGCACGACGTGATCCGGGCGCTGGCCGCCGTGGTCGCCTCCGCGGGGCGGGCGACCGACGTCGACCGCATCGTCGAGGACGCCCTGGCCCGCGAGGCCAAGTCGGCCACCGGGCTCAAGGACGGCATCGCGATCCCGCACTGCCGCACCGCCGGGGTCGACACCCCGACGCTGGTCTTCGCCCGGCTCGCGCCGCCCGTCGACTTCGGCGCCAAGGACGGCCCCGCCGACCTCGCGTTCCTGATCACCGCCCCCGAGGGCGGCGACAACGCCCACCTGCAGATCCTCACCAAGCTCGCCCGCGCGCTGGTCAAGAAGGACTTCACCGACGGCCTGCGCGCCGCCGCCACGCCCGAGGAGGTCGTCGCGCTGGTCGCCGGCGTCGTCGACCCGGCCCCCTCGACCGCGGCGACCACCGGGGCCGCCGGAGTCGCTGGGGCCACGGGGGCTGCCGCAGGCCCGCTCGACAAGGCACCCGCCGCGACCGCCGCGACCACGCGTCGCCTCGTCGCCGTGACCGCGTGCCCGACCGGCATCGCCCACACCTACATGGCCGCCGAGGCCCTCGAGGCCGCCGCCGGTCGGGCCGGCGTCACCATCGACGTCGAGACCCAGGGCTCGGCCGGCGCGACGCCGCTCGACCCGGCGGTCATCGCCGCGGCCGACGCGGTCATCTTCGCCGTCGACGTCGGGGTCCGCGACCGTGGCCGCTTCGCCGGCAAGCCGCTGGTCTCCTCCAGCGTCAAGCGCCCGATCGACGAGGGCGACCTGATGATCGCCGAGGCGCTCGAGCGCGCCGACGACCCCCACGCCCCACGCGTCGAGGGCAGCGCCGACGGCGGCGGTGACGCGGCCGCGTCGACCGGCACCGAGTCGTGGGGTGGCCGGATCCGTCGGGTGCTGATGACCGGCGTGTCCTACATGATCCCCTTCGTGGCGGCCGGCGGTCTGCTGATCGCACTCGGCTTCCTGCTCGGCGGCTACGAGATCGTCGGCCCCTACGGCGACATCGCCGTCAACAACACGTTCTTCGACCTGCCCGACCCTGGTGCGCTCGGCCTCGACCACGCCCTGTTCGACTCCGGCCTGATGGCCTACCTGGGCGCGCTGTTCTTCATCATCGGCAAGACCGCGTTCATGTTCTTCATCCCGGCCCTGGCCGGCTACATCGCCTACGCCATCGCCGACCGGCCCGGCATCGCCCCCGGCTTCATCGTCGGCGGGCTGGCGGCCAACATCTTCGCCGTCCAGAGCAGCGCGGCCGACCCGGTCTCCCTGCCCGCCACCGGCTTCCTGGGCGCAATCGTGGGTGGCGTGCTCGCCGGCGTGATCGCTCACTGGCTGGCCCAGCGCAAGGTCCCCTCGTGGGCCCGGGGCCTGATGCCGGTCCTGGTGATCCCGCTGGTCACCTCGATCGTCGCCGGCCTGCTGATGATCGTCGTCTTCGGCAAGCCGATCGGTTGGCTGATGGACCGCCTCAACGACGGCCTCACCGACATGAGCGGCAGCTACGCCGTCCTACTCGGCGTCGTCCTGGGCCTGATGATGGCCTTCGACATGGGCGGTCCCCTCAACAAGGTCGCCTACTCGTTCGCCGCCGCCGGGGTGGGCGGTGCCTCGCTGGCCAGCGACGCTCCTCAGCTCAAGATCATGGCGGCCGTCATGCTCGCCGGGATGGTGCCGCCGATCGCGTTGGCCCTGGCCACCGTCGTCCGACCGAAGCTCTTCAACGCCGCCGAGCGCGAGAACGGCAAGGCCGGCTGGCTCCTCGGCGCCTCCTTCATCACCGAGGGAGCGATCCCGTTCGCCGCGGCCGACCCGCTGCGGGTCATCCCGGCCATCATGCTCGGCAGCGCCGTCACCGGCGGGCTGTCCGAAGCCCTCGACGTCAGCGTCCGGGCCCCGCACGGCGGCATCTTCGTGCTCTTCGCCGTCGACGGCGTGCTCGGCTTCCTGATCTCGCTCGCCGCCGGCGTCGTGGTCGGCGCGGCCGCGGTCATCGCCCTGAAGTCCACCGCGAAGACCCCCGCCGCCGCCGTGGCCGTCTGA
- a CDS encoding MCE family protein has product MSRSSTTPPSVVSLLVRSLVFVLVTVTATTVLGATIRNAGGTGSGATYTAVFTDATSLNKGDDVRMAGVRIGQVDSIEITDKRLARVRFSIDDEIALRRGTTAALRFRNLVGQRFLSLAQGEVGAEPIARGTVLGVDQTEPALDLTMLFNGFQPLFQLLSPKDVNELSYQIIQVFQGEGSTVQDLLSSTASLTSTLADKDQVIGSVIDNLNDVLQVVNSRSEDLDTMITTLQGLVTGLAEDRQVIGRSFDGMSKLTRSVAGLLDQGRAPLKTSITELGRLSGNLADEGPVLGRFLERLPDKLDAIGRLSSYGSWLNVYLCQVGGAIPDPEGYLGGVGVDLTASRCGA; this is encoded by the coding sequence ATGAGCCGCTCGTCCACGACACCGCCGAGCGTCGTCTCGCTGCTCGTGCGCAGCCTGGTCTTCGTGCTGGTCACGGTGACGGCCACCACGGTGCTCGGCGCGACGATCCGCAACGCCGGCGGCACTGGCTCCGGCGCGACCTACACCGCCGTCTTCACCGACGCCACCAGCCTCAACAAGGGTGACGACGTCCGGATGGCGGGTGTCCGCATCGGCCAGGTCGACAGCATCGAGATCACCGACAAGCGCCTGGCCCGGGTGCGGTTCTCGATCGACGACGAGATCGCGCTGCGCCGCGGTACGACGGCCGCGCTGCGCTTCCGCAATCTCGTCGGCCAGCGCTTCCTCTCGCTCGCCCAGGGCGAGGTCGGGGCCGAGCCGATCGCGAGGGGCACCGTCCTCGGGGTCGATCAGACCGAGCCCGCGCTCGACCTGACCATGCTGTTCAACGGTTTCCAGCCGCTGTTCCAGCTGCTGTCGCCGAAGGACGTCAACGAGCTGAGCTATCAGATCATCCAGGTCTTCCAGGGCGAGGGCAGCACCGTCCAGGACCTGCTGTCCAGCACGGCCAGCCTCACCTCGACCCTCGCCGACAAGGACCAGGTCATCGGCTCGGTGATCGACAACCTCAACGACGTCCTCCAGGTCGTCAACTCCCGCTCGGAGGACCTCGACACCATGATCACCACGTTGCAGGGCCTGGTCACCGGCCTGGCCGAGGACCGCCAGGTCATCGGCCGGTCCTTCGACGGGATGAGCAAGCTGACCCGCAGCGTGGCCGGCCTGCTCGACCAGGGTCGGGCCCCGCTCAAGACCTCCATCACCGAGCTCGGCCGGCTCTCGGGCAACCTCGCAGACGAGGGACCGGTGCTCGGTCGCTTCCTCGAGCGGCTGCCCGACAAGCTCGACGCGATCGGTCGACTGAGCAGCTACGGATCCTGGCTCAACGTCTACCTGTGCCAGGTCGGCGGGGCGATCCCCGACCCCGAGGGCTACCTCGGCGGCGTCGGTGTCGACCTGACGGCCTCCCGGTGCGGCGCATGA
- the truB gene encoding tRNA pseudouridine(55) synthase TruB, whose protein sequence is MTAPGLVVVDKPSGITSHDVVARVRRLAGTRKVGHAGTLDPMATGVLVLGVDRATRLLGHLMLTEKQYDATIRLGVTTTTDDAEGEVVATAAAADLEAVTEDRVRAALTSYVGEIDQVPTAVSAIKVDGKRAYQRVRDGEEVDLPARRVTVHDLTVRAVAGAEVQVSVRCSSGTYIRAIARDVGRDLGVGGHLTALRRTAVGSFDLAAARTLDQLADDFVTVPIADAARATFAAADLDDAEAVDVRVGRRLERPLDGLTAVFAPDGAFLALYEPADEGSRAVAVFV, encoded by the coding sequence GTGACCGCACCCGGGCTCGTCGTGGTCGACAAGCCGTCCGGCATCACCTCGCACGACGTCGTGGCCCGCGTGCGGCGCCTCGCCGGGACCCGCAAGGTGGGGCACGCCGGCACCCTCGACCCGATGGCCACCGGGGTGCTGGTGCTCGGGGTCGACCGGGCGACCCGGCTGCTGGGTCACCTGATGCTCACCGAGAAGCAGTACGACGCCACGATCCGGCTCGGGGTGACCACCACGACCGACGACGCCGAGGGCGAGGTCGTGGCGACCGCTGCTGCGGCCGACCTCGAGGCGGTCACCGAGGACCGGGTGCGCGCCGCGCTGACGTCGTACGTCGGGGAGATCGACCAGGTCCCGACCGCGGTGTCGGCGATCAAGGTCGACGGCAAGCGGGCCTACCAGCGTGTGCGCGACGGCGAGGAGGTCGACCTCCCGGCCCGTCGGGTGACCGTCCACGACCTCACGGTGCGTGCGGTGGCCGGCGCCGAGGTGCAGGTCTCCGTGCGCTGCTCCAGCGGCACCTACATCCGGGCCATCGCCCGCGACGTGGGTCGCGACCTGGGGGTGGGCGGTCACCTGACCGCCCTGCGGCGCACGGCCGTCGGTTCCTTCGACCTGGCTGCCGCGCGCACGCTCGACCAGCTCGCCGACGACTTCGTGACGGTGCCGATCGCCGACGCGGCGCGGGCGACCTTCGCCGCGGCCGACCTCGACGACGCCGAGGCGGTCGACGTGAGGGTCGGGCGCCGGCTCGAGCGCCCCCTCGACGGACTGACCGCGGTGTTCGCGCCCGACGGCGCGTTCCTCGCCCTCTACGAGCCGGCCGACGAGGGCTCACGCGCCGTGGCCGTCTTCGTCTGA
- a CDS encoding MCE family protein — MLTRRIKLQVIAFVVIALAGVSFVSARYVGLGRVVNDDSLVVSVDLPETGGVFPNAEVTYRGVPVGRVQSIDLTGDGVRVHLRIDADAPRIPADVDAVVANRSAIGEQYVDLRPHTDAGPFLADHDVVEAGAEDLPPQVDVLLRDSRDLVRSVPEKDLRTVVDELYLASRGSSDDLRRLLTSSQDLIRTADRSFLVTQGLIDNSETVLATQERSAGDIAAFSSDLALLTRTLRDSDGDLRDLIETAPAAAREIETLVDSVGRPLGVLMSNLVSTAQVFGTNAAGVQDVLVTLPKVMSVGWVLDGPRGIKVGAVPTFFAPLPCTRGYDGTDVRPGSDTSPGAPLNQDAGCRTADDKTNVRGPAAAPRAATPVTPTNVTVPDDLGDLMGGAR; from the coding sequence ATGCTCACCCGACGGATCAAGCTCCAGGTGATCGCCTTCGTGGTGATCGCCCTGGCCGGGGTCAGCTTCGTGAGCGCCCGCTACGTCGGTCTGGGGCGCGTCGTCAACGACGACAGCCTGGTCGTGAGCGTCGACCTGCCCGAGACCGGTGGCGTCTTCCCCAATGCCGAGGTGACCTACCGAGGCGTCCCCGTCGGTCGGGTGCAGTCGATCGACCTGACCGGCGACGGCGTACGCGTGCACCTGCGCATCGACGCCGACGCCCCGCGCATCCCGGCCGACGTCGACGCCGTGGTGGCCAACCGCTCGGCCATCGGCGAGCAGTACGTCGACCTGCGGCCGCACACCGACGCCGGACCGTTCCTGGCCGACCACGACGTCGTCGAGGCGGGCGCCGAGGACCTGCCGCCCCAGGTCGACGTGCTGCTCCGCGACTCCCGCGACCTCGTCCGCTCGGTCCCCGAGAAGGACCTGCGGACCGTGGTCGACGAGCTCTACCTCGCCTCGCGCGGCTCCTCCGACGACCTGCGCCGGCTGCTGACGTCCTCGCAGGACCTGATCCGCACGGCCGATCGCAGCTTCCTGGTCACCCAGGGGCTGATCGACAACTCCGAGACCGTCCTGGCCACCCAGGAACGCTCGGCCGGCGACATCGCGGCGTTCAGCTCCGACCTCGCGCTGCTGACCCGCACGCTGCGCGACTCCGACGGCGACCTGCGCGACCTCATCGAGACGGCCCCCGCGGCGGCCCGCGAGATCGAGACGCTCGTCGACAGCGTCGGGCGGCCGCTCGGGGTGTTGATGAGCAACCTGGTCAGCACCGCGCAGGTCTTCGGCACCAACGCCGCCGGGGTCCAGGACGTGCTGGTGACGCTCCCGAAGGTGATGAGCGTCGGCTGGGTGCTCGACGGTCCCCGGGGGATCAAGGTCGGGGCCGTCCCGACCTTCTTCGCCCCGCTGCCCTGCACCCGCGGCTACGACGGGACCGACGTACGACCCGGCAGCGACACCTCGCCGGGTGCACCGCTCAACCAGGACGCCGGGTGCCGGACCGCCGACGACAAGACCAACGTGCGTGGACCCGCAGCCGCGCCCCGCGCAGCCACGCCGGTGACGCCGACCAACGTCACCGTGCCCGACGACCTGGGAGACCTGATGGGTGGAGCCCGATGA
- a CDS encoding MlaD family protein: MTRLRTIAVTVTLAVLCTVLGGCSQLTGGASELPLPGGADVGDHPYELTAEFGDALDLVPRSAVQVDNVPVGVVTEIGLNADGTGAMVTMQLNGDVVLPVGSTARIQQTTLLGEKYVAIVRPEGTEGTEGTEGSGGSGGSGGAAGLLGDGAVLPLASTSQAVGVEQVLGALSLLLNGGGIGQFQEISRELQKVGGGRTDEIRAFLRETRTFVASLDDHSDDIVLALDGLDRLGKALRADRGKIVTALEDVEPGLAVLADQRTDLVRMLRALDRLSTVTVRTLEASQDDIVADLDLLTPILRELADAGSDLPRALEILLTYPFPDSVLPAVQGDYLNAFIATAYRTPGGTWPQVSLWPLDGAVGTTRDGLRQIGPPPLMLPSDGGTTTDPDGSPGGSTEPPATVPPTTGPTAPSATQSPTDPATTAPSTTAPSTTSPSTTSPSTTAPPSQSPAPTTPEPTAAGRATRRR; the protein is encoded by the coding sequence GTGACCCGCCTCAGGACGATCGCCGTCACCGTCACCCTGGCGGTGCTCTGCACCGTGCTCGGTGGGTGCAGCCAGCTCACCGGTGGTGCCTCGGAGCTCCCGCTCCCCGGCGGCGCCGACGTCGGCGACCACCCCTACGAGCTGACGGCCGAGTTCGGCGACGCCCTCGACCTGGTGCCCCGTTCGGCCGTCCAGGTCGACAACGTGCCGGTCGGCGTGGTGACCGAGATCGGCCTCAACGCCGACGGCACCGGGGCGATGGTGACCATGCAGCTCAACGGCGACGTCGTGCTCCCCGTCGGAAGCACCGCGCGGATCCAGCAGACGACGCTGCTGGGGGAGAAGTACGTCGCGATCGTGCGTCCCGAGGGCACCGAGGGCACCGAGGGCACCGAGGGCTCTGGGGGCTCTGGGGGCTCTGGGGGCGCCGCCGGCCTGCTGGGCGACGGTGCGGTGCTGCCGCTGGCCTCGACCTCGCAGGCCGTCGGCGTCGAGCAGGTGCTCGGCGCCCTGTCGCTGCTGCTCAACGGCGGCGGCATCGGGCAGTTCCAGGAGATCTCGCGCGAGCTGCAGAAGGTCGGCGGCGGACGCACCGACGAGATCAGGGCCTTCCTGCGCGAGACCCGGACCTTCGTGGCCAGCCTCGACGACCACAGCGACGACATCGTGCTGGCCCTCGACGGGCTCGACCGGCTCGGCAAGGCCCTGCGGGCTGACCGCGGCAAGATCGTCACCGCGCTCGAGGACGTCGAGCCGGGCCTGGCCGTGCTGGCCGACCAGCGCACCGACCTGGTGCGGATGCTCCGTGCGCTCGACCGGCTCTCGACCGTCACCGTGCGGACCCTCGAGGCCTCGCAGGACGACATCGTCGCCGACCTCGACCTCCTGACGCCGATCCTGCGCGAGCTCGCCGACGCCGGGTCCGACCTGCCGCGCGCCCTCGAGATCCTGCTGACCTACCCGTTCCCCGACTCGGTGCTGCCCGCGGTCCAGGGTGACTACCTCAACGCCTTCATCGCCACGGCCTACCGGACCCCTGGCGGGACCTGGCCCCAGGTGTCGCTGTGGCCGCTCGACGGTGCTGTCGGCACCACGCGCGACGGGCTGCGGCAGATCGGTCCACCACCGCTGATGCTGCCCTCCGACGGTGGCACCACGACGGATCCCGACGGCTCCCCGGGTGGATCGACCGAGCCGCCGGCGACGGTCCCGCCGACGACCGGCCCGACGGCACCGTCGGCGACCCAGTCGCCGACCGACCCGGCGACGACGGCTCCGTCGACGACGGCTCCGTCGACGACCAGTCCGTCGACGACCTCACCGTCGACGACCGCCCCGCCGTCCCAGTCGCCGGCCCCGACCACCCCTGAGCCCACGGCCGCCGGCCGTGCGACGAGGAGACGCTGA
- a CDS encoding HPr family phosphocarrier protein yields MPTRTVVVGSAVGLHARPAAIISDAAAELDSEVLIGLPGEEAVDAGSSLLIMTLGAENGASVEVSGDSQADVDAIAALVEKDLDAEE; encoded by the coding sequence ATGCCCACCAGGACCGTCGTCGTCGGCTCAGCCGTCGGCCTGCACGCCCGTCCCGCCGCGATCATCAGCGACGCCGCCGCCGAGCTCGACTCGGAGGTGCTCATCGGCCTGCCGGGCGAGGAGGCCGTCGACGCCGGCTCGTCGCTGCTGATCATGACCCTCGGCGCCGAGAACGGGGCGAGCGTCGAGGTCTCCGGCGACAGCCAGGCCGACGTGGACGCCATCGCCGCGCTGGTCGAGAAGGACCTCGACGCCGAGGAGTGA
- a CDS encoding bifunctional riboflavin kinase/FAD synthetase has translation MTIWRSFAEVPADLVGSGTAVTIGNFDGVHRGHRAVVARARARADELGVPLVTVTFDPHPMAVLRPDHAPSMLTTLDERATLLADIGVDHVFALPFDVDVASWTPHEFVQKVLVDTLRARAVVVGANFRFGHRAAGDVAFLVAAGESAGFTAEGVALDGGPQVWSSTYVRTCLAAGDVGGAAEALGRPFAVRGEVVRGDQRGRELGYPTANVPTDGLTAAPADGVYAGRLRRLDTGESFPAAISVGTNPTFDGVRYRRIESYVLDRTDLDLYGVEVEVAFVERLRGMTAFDGIDPLLEQMADDVRRTRELLA, from the coding sequence GTGACCATCTGGCGCTCCTTCGCGGAGGTCCCGGCCGACCTGGTCGGCTCCGGGACCGCCGTGACCATCGGCAACTTCGACGGCGTCCACCGCGGGCACCGCGCCGTCGTCGCCCGGGCCCGCGCCCGTGCCGACGAGCTCGGCGTGCCCCTGGTGACGGTGACCTTCGACCCGCACCCGATGGCGGTGCTGCGCCCCGATCACGCGCCCTCGATGCTGACCACGCTCGACGAGCGCGCGACCCTGCTCGCCGACATCGGGGTCGACCACGTCTTCGCCCTGCCCTTCGACGTCGACGTCGCCTCGTGGACCCCGCACGAGTTCGTGCAGAAGGTCCTGGTCGACACGCTGCGCGCCCGGGCCGTCGTCGTCGGCGCCAACTTCCGCTTCGGACACCGGGCCGCCGGCGACGTGGCGTTCCTGGTGGCGGCGGGGGAGTCGGCGGGGTTCACAGCCGAGGGTGTCGCGCTCGACGGCGGGCCGCAGGTGTGGTCGTCGACCTACGTGCGCACCTGCCTCGCCGCCGGTGACGTCGGGGGTGCCGCCGAGGCGCTCGGCCGGCCCTTCGCCGTACGCGGCGAGGTCGTGCGCGGCGACCAGCGCGGTCGCGAGCTCGGCTATCCCACGGCCAACGTGCCGACCGACGGGCTCACCGCCGCCCCCGCCGACGGCGTCTACGCCGGGCGCCTGCGCCGCCTCGACACCGGGGAGAGCTTTCCGGCCGCGATCAGCGTCGGCACCAACCCGACCTTCGACGGCGTGCGCTACCGGCGCATCGAGAGCTACGTCCTGGACCGCACCGACCTCGACCTCTACGGCGTGGAGGTCGAGGTCGCGTTCGTGGAGCGGCTGCGCGGCATGACCGCCTTCGACGGCATCGACCCGCTGCTGGAGCAGATGGCCGACGACGTACGCCGGACGCGTGAGCTCCTCGCCTGA